The following proteins are co-located in the Imtechella halotolerans genome:
- a CDS encoding DUF4242 domain-containing protein produces the protein MKKYVVERNLPGIGASSKEDIAQAATTSCKAIQSMNHKVQWVDSFVSKDKTYCVYLAESEDAIKEHSKLSGFPADVISEVAMMIDPTTANL, from the coding sequence ATGAAAAAGTATGTCGTTGAACGAAATTTACCAGGCATTGGTGCCTCCAGTAAGGAAGACATTGCACAAGCCGCAACCACTTCTTGTAAAGCAATCCAGTCGATGAATCACAAAGTACAATGGGTTGACAGTTTTGTTTCTAAAGACAAAACGTATTGCGTTTATTTAGCCGAAAGTGAAGATGCTATTAAGGAACATTCTAAACTATCTGGATTTCCTGCGGATGTCATATCAGAAGTCGCTATGATGATAGATCCTACAACCGCAAACCTCTAA
- a CDS encoding DUF4369 domain-containing protein has translation MKKIFVCVLAVLALISCNTKEDNNLMKVEGSIEGLKKGKIYFQRVEEGKIINIDSIQANGNGTFSFQTSIESPEIFYIYLDKNDGNNLNDRLLFFGEPGSNITINSTRDFFEPNAKVEGSETNKKLVEYKKMVSKFSDKNLELIEKHIRAIQDKNFVLADSLKNASDRNALRRYLYSLNFAINNKESYIAPYIALSEVFDAQLKYLDTINNSLTPEVANSKYGQELAKYIEELKKEQNEKE, from the coding sequence ATGAAAAAAATATTTGTTTGTGTTTTAGCCGTTTTGGCCCTTATATCATGTAACACCAAAGAAGATAACAACCTGATGAAGGTAGAGGGTTCTATAGAAGGACTAAAGAAAGGTAAAATCTACTTTCAGCGAGTTGAAGAAGGAAAAATTATTAATATAGACTCCATCCAAGCAAATGGCAATGGAACTTTTTCTTTCCAAACTTCGATTGAGAGTCCTGAAATTTTTTACATCTACCTAGATAAAAATGATGGAAATAACTTAAATGACAGGCTTTTATTCTTCGGAGAGCCTGGGAGCAACATTACTATCAATAGTACCCGTGATTTTTTTGAGCCTAATGCAAAAGTAGAAGGTTCAGAAACTAATAAAAAACTGGTTGAATACAAAAAGATGGTATCAAAATTCAGTGATAAAAATCTTGAACTAATTGAAAAGCATATACGTGCTATTCAAGACAAGAACTTTGTATTAGCGGACTCTTTAAAGAATGCTTCAGACAGAAATGCGCTACGAAGATATCTCTACTCACTTAATTTTGCCATCAATAACAAGGAATCATATATCGCTCCTTACATCGCTCTTTCCGAAGTGTTTGATGCTCAGTTAAAATATTTAGACACCATTAATAACTCCTTAACACCGGAGGTGGCAAATTCTAAATATGGACAAGAACTGGCTAAGTACATTGAAGAACTTAAAAAGGAACAAAACGAGAAAGAATAA
- a CDS encoding DUF4293 domain-containing protein: MLQRIQTVYMLVVLLMSGILPFLFSVYSTASGAVFAHQEMMLLVLFLISALLAIMAIVLFKNRKLQFVLNRLNIIFNLTLLGVFVYRLLTLSGEAQVSEKGIGMFLPIISIVFLVMANKAIKKDEDLVKSVDRLR; this comes from the coding sequence ATGTTACAACGTATTCAAACGGTATATATGTTAGTGGTACTACTCATGAGTGGAATACTGCCGTTTTTATTTAGTGTATACAGTACAGCTTCTGGAGCAGTTTTTGCACATCAAGAGATGATGTTACTAGTTCTTTTTTTGATTTCTGCTTTATTAGCGATTATGGCTATCGTTCTTTTTAAAAATAGGAAATTACAATTTGTGTTAAACAGATTGAATATAATATTTAATCTTACTTTACTAGGAGTATTTGTATATCGTCTACTAACTTTATCCGGAGAAGCGCAAGTTTCTGAGAAGGGTATTGGGATGTTTCTTCCTATCATTTCTATCGTGTTTTTAGTTATGGCTAATAAAGCCATAAAAAAGGATGAAGATCTTGTAAAATCTGTAGATCGATTGCGATAA